A single region of the Candidatus Poribacteria bacterium genome encodes:
- a CDS encoding aspartate aminotransferase family protein translates to MNYRDILAEIRLAFPQPVADPIHNSYFVHSIMRALDQVDALKTQLPMLGSIIPADFEAARQTVLPDEMSSIEDVTDDLVSYLRGMTIFGHPQTQQNVIPPPTIPSLIGVLLASLYNPNLAWDEFSRLVAVAEVEIIGMISQMIGYDPEVSSGVFTFGGTGTTLYGVKFGLEKACPGTTQNGISEDAVVFVSDAGHYCATNIVGWLGIGTNNLVTIPTTSENEIDLDQLEQETREVLASGKKIAAILATLGTTDAFGLDDLESIVTLRDTLVNEFQLDYRPHIHADAVIGWAWSVFNDYNFEENPLGFRPRTLRALAGAGRRIRYLSLADSIGIDFHKTGFAPYISSLVLVKNEADLGLVTRQPEQMPYLYHYGDYKPGMYTLETSRAGTGPLAALANLRLFGQEGLQTILGHIVEMTQRLREHLEGHEGLTVLNRDNFGTVTVFRAYPVGVDTFSIKREEFEDPANRENLLTHNAYNREIFEYVHTEAMEGRGVVISTTDCYRHTAYGEPIVGLKSYILSPFVDETDVETVVAKVLEAREKVGLVQNA, encoded by the coding sequence GTGAACTACCGCGATATTTTAGCAGAAATTCGACTCGCTTTTCCGCAACCTGTAGCGGATCCGATCCATAATTCGTATTTCGTGCATTCCATCATGCGTGCTTTGGACCAAGTTGACGCCCTCAAAACACAGCTCCCCATGCTCGGTAGCATCATTCCTGCCGACTTTGAGGCGGCGAGACAGACAGTTTTACCCGACGAGATGTCCTCAATTGAGGATGTCACCGACGACCTCGTGAGTTACCTTCGGGGTATGACGATCTTTGGACACCCTCAGACGCAACAGAATGTCATTCCTCCACCGACGATTCCAAGTTTGATTGGCGTGCTCCTCGCCTCTCTCTACAATCCGAACCTCGCTTGGGATGAGTTTAGTCGCCTCGTGGCAGTGGCAGAAGTAGAAATCATCGGGATGATCTCACAAATGATTGGATATGATCCGGAAGTGTCAAGCGGGGTGTTTACTTTTGGCGGGACTGGCACCACGCTCTACGGCGTGAAATTCGGTCTGGAAAAGGCGTGTCCAGGGACCACACAAAACGGCATCTCTGAAGACGCAGTCGTGTTCGTGTCGGACGCGGGGCACTATTGCGCGACAAACATCGTTGGCTGGCTCGGTATCGGAACGAACAATCTGGTCACAATTCCCACAACATCCGAAAACGAAATCGACCTCGATCAACTGGAGCAGGAAACTCGGGAAGTTCTCGCGAGCGGAAAAAAAATTGCGGCTATCCTCGCGACTTTGGGCACGACAGATGCATTCGGGTTAGACGATTTAGAGAGCATCGTGACGTTACGGGACACGCTTGTTAACGAATTCCAACTCGATTACCGACCCCATATTCACGCCGATGCAGTTATCGGATGGGCATGGTCGGTGTTTAACGACTATAATTTTGAAGAGAATCCCTTGGGGTTCCGCCCACGGACGCTTCGGGCATTGGCAGGCGCGGGCCGCCGTATACGGTATCTATCGTTAGCTGATTCCATTGGAATCGACTTCCACAAAACCGGTTTCGCGCCCTATATTTCCAGTCTCGTTCTCGTCAAAAATGAAGCGGATCTCGGTTTAGTGACACGTCAGCCGGAACAGATGCCTTACCTCTATCACTATGGGGACTATAAGCCCGGCATGTACACCCTTGAAACCTCCAGAGCAGGAACGGGCCCCCTCGCCGCACTCGCCAATCTTCGACTTTTTGGGCAGGAAGGCTTGCAAACGATCCTCGGACACATCGTCGAAATGACGCAACGCCTGCGCGAACATCTCGAAGGACACGAGGGACTAACCGTCCTGAACCGAGATAACTTCGGCACTGTTACTGTTTTCCGTGCGTATCCCGTCGGCGTGGACACTTTCTCAATTAAACGCGAGGAATTTGAGGATCCTGCCAACCGCGAGAATTTGCTGACACATAACGCCTACAACCGAGAAATCTTCGAATACGTGCATACGGAAGCGATGGAAGGAAGAGGTGTCGTCATCTCGACAACTGACTGTTACCGGCACACCGCTTATGGCGAACCGATTGTTGGGTTAAAATCGTATATCCTCTCCCCCTTCGTCGATGAAACTGACGTGGAGACTGTTGTTGCCAAGGTTTTAGAAGCGCGGGAAAAAGTGGGTTTGGTTCAAAACGCATAA
- a CDS encoding HD domain-containing protein, with product MENRQISDYVPNLNVSFEELQKQLAAFIQAEREQLKTRILKGENGFAACKIHAGIWDAAIQKVYEVAAFQIRDEYQKQIDVLKMLPDIDTDDLETELEGWMPDVALYGVGSYGRNELCYFSDVDVVYTSSVDLEDIYDESTLELIRWFYDFFDSLHSVIPGFEFSFIYRPLTDITQWNYQDMAALIDMRFIAGDASLTERFRKEIYAGKSDISLVLDLLKSKADAFEASEDTIYLNQPNVKTGRGGLRTLQYALWICGLPDFTAIPELYARYDDGQLIPSLDFTFKVRNLLHVLADAPHDDLSYHPEKGDELQTQIAQVLGFADETDEGRYAFMAEYYAMAKYLHFKAELLIRKMLANGIPISDVLAVRTEMLYCIDNNFGELDANEIFTLFTYFQQYDFEIDASFATFISRYVHAFDWRSFRNRMAELMNMPGDVEKTVTRLHRLNILSHLGEGGELFEKAMMTRSERSLDPYTVGKHTLVAIGHLDEIRRTEPSSPFGAGGGGFGSPTAPSPTSELEELNTAFRSLSDSAPLYMALFLHDIDKPDPTHPATGAEKAERIAPEFGFNAQQTDDICFLIREHLTMIELARYHHWDESTISEFCKKVNSLERLTALYLLTYCDSKANGSQNFSHVVKHNLKSLYEVARTRFVGQEETTQWGAFAPVEEFQQFLHHMPVSYRMSVSPEEIAMHIKMSSQAEVASTGTAATSSTGIIQFVDRPGFTELHLCSPSRIGKLHTVSGLFFANGIDVRDARVYTKQDTNIELEIYRLVHQPPHHRGEPMPLDEELKRDLDFDIRSLLAEEVTLEQIFEKRYVNLTETWQVDDVSVETARNYSEIVVVGEEKVGFLHYFSGILAKLGLNVEMCKCSGLGGQATDRFYVQPVADPKAVHADIMAALETKK from the coding sequence ATGGAAAATAGACAGATCAGTGACTATGTCCCAAACCTAAATGTGTCTTTTGAAGAGTTGCAAAAACAGTTAGCTGCCTTCATTCAAGCCGAGCGGGAACAATTGAAAACCCGCATCTTGAAAGGAGAAAACGGGTTCGCTGCGTGTAAGATCCATGCCGGAATATGGGATGCAGCTATTCAGAAAGTCTACGAGGTCGCCGCTTTTCAAATTCGGGACGAATACCAGAAACAGATTGATGTGCTAAAGATGCTCCCGGACATTGACACAGACGACTTAGAAACAGAATTGGAGGGATGGATGCCCGATGTCGCGCTCTACGGCGTCGGCAGTTACGGCAGAAATGAACTTTGCTATTTTTCGGATGTAGACGTTGTTTATACGTCTTCTGTCGACTTAGAAGATATTTACGATGAAAGCACCCTTGAACTAATCCGATGGTTCTACGATTTTTTCGACAGCCTCCACTCGGTAATTCCGGGGTTTGAGTTCAGTTTTATCTATCGTCCCTTGACAGATATCACCCAATGGAACTATCAGGATATGGCGGCGTTGATCGATATGCGGTTTATCGCGGGCGATGCCTCGTTGACCGAGCGTTTCCGGAAGGAGATATACGCTGGGAAATCGGATATTTCGCTTGTGCTGGATCTACTGAAATCAAAAGCAGATGCCTTTGAAGCGTCCGAGGATACGATCTATCTCAATCAACCGAATGTGAAAACAGGACGCGGCGGGCTACGCACACTTCAGTACGCACTCTGGATATGCGGACTTCCGGATTTCACCGCAATTCCCGAACTCTACGCACGTTATGATGACGGACAACTCATCCCATCCCTGGATTTCACGTTCAAGGTGCGGAACCTTCTTCATGTGCTCGCCGATGCACCGCATGACGACCTCTCCTATCACCCTGAAAAAGGTGATGAACTTCAAACGCAGATCGCGCAGGTCCTCGGTTTTGCAGATGAAACCGATGAGGGACGCTACGCGTTCATGGCAGAGTATTACGCCATGGCAAAATATCTGCATTTCAAAGCAGAACTTCTGATCCGAAAGATGTTAGCGAACGGGATTCCTATCTCAGATGTCCTCGCCGTCAGAACAGAAATGCTGTATTGTATCGACAATAACTTCGGTGAACTCGATGCAAATGAGATTTTTACGCTCTTCACCTACTTCCAACAGTACGATTTCGAGATTGATGCCTCCTTTGCTACATTCATATCTCGGTATGTCCACGCCTTTGATTGGCGTTCTTTCCGGAACCGGATGGCAGAGTTGATGAATATGCCCGGCGATGTAGAGAAGACCGTCACACGCCTGCACAGACTCAATATCCTGTCGCATCTCGGAGAAGGCGGCGAACTTTTTGAAAAGGCGATGATGACCCGGAGCGAAAGAAGCCTTGACCCGTATACGGTCGGGAAACATACACTCGTCGCCATTGGGCATCTCGATGAAATTCGGCGGACGGAACCGAGTAGTCCGTTTGGTGCTGGTGGCGGGGGTTTTGGTTCGCCAACGGCACCCTCCCCAACTTCTGAATTAGAGGAACTCAATACGGCGTTTCGCTCACTTTCAGATTCTGCGCCACTTTATATGGCACTCTTCCTGCACGATATAGATAAACCCGATCCAACCCACCCGGCGACCGGTGCTGAAAAAGCGGAACGTATCGCACCCGAATTTGGGTTCAATGCACAGCAGACGGATGACATTTGCTTCCTCATTCGAGAACACCTGACAATGATAGAGTTGGCACGCTACCATCATTGGGATGAAAGTACGATCTCCGAATTCTGTAAGAAAGTCAACTCATTAGAGCGTTTGACCGCTCTGTATCTACTTACGTACTGCGATTCCAAAGCGAACGGTTCACAGAACTTCAGCCATGTCGTCAAACACAATTTGAAGAGTTTGTACGAGGTTGCTCGCACCCGCTTCGTTGGACAGGAAGAGACGACGCAGTGGGGTGCCTTCGCACCTGTTGAAGAATTTCAGCAATTCCTTCACCACATGCCGGTTTCCTACCGTATGAGTGTCTCTCCTGAAGAGATAGCGATGCACATCAAGATGAGCTCGCAAGCCGAAGTCGCGTCTACAGGGACAGCGGCAACATCAAGCACTGGGATTATTCAATTTGTGGATCGACCTGGATTTACTGAACTGCATCTCTGTAGTCCGAGCCGTATTGGAAAGTTACACACGGTAAGCGGTCTCTTTTTCGCCAACGGTATAGATGTCCGAGACGCGCGCGTTTATACGAAACAGGATACCAACATCGAACTTGAAATCTATCGACTCGTTCATCAGCCCCCGCATCATCGCGGGGAACCGATGCCGCTCGATGAGGAACTCAAACGCGACCTCGATTTCGACATTCGTAGTCTCCTCGCAGAGGAGGTAACGCTTGAACAGATTTTTGAGAAACGCTACGTCAATCTCACCGAAACGTGGCAAGTTGACGATGTGAGCGTTGAGACGGCACGTAACTACTCAGAAATCGTCGTCGTTGGTGAAGAAAAAGTCGGATTTCTCCATTACTTCAGCGGCATCTTAGCAAAACTCGGGTTGAACGTTGAGATGTGTAAATGTTCAGGATTAGGTGGACAGGCGACGGATCGGTTCTACGTCCAACCCGTGGCGGATCCGAAAGCCGTGCACGCCGACATTATGGCGGCATTGGAGACTAAAAAATGA
- the trmB gene encoding tRNA (guanosine(46)-N7)-methyltransferase TrmB: MRENPLYNDIYYQNTTVDSQIVDIVPERVVPLGEFPVPIDWEVFFGNSHPVEIEIGSGKGRFLLEASKRHPEVNYIGIERAQKYVALTQERFEKYMRHFGVDRASGTFSNVRLAWTDANYFLTRYVPTGSVQAYHIYFPDPWPKKRQRKRRIFRNQDFLSALTRTLTPNNGRLYIATDYAEYFQEIRERLASLPVLQPVAADVSPDQDIATNFEMKYVLEGRAIHRSVYERLQDADRTT, encoded by the coding sequence ATGCGTGAAAATCCCCTCTACAACGACATTTACTACCAGAATACAACCGTCGACTCCCAAATCGTCGACATCGTGCCAGAACGTGTTGTGCCCTTAGGTGAGTTTCCAGTGCCGATTGATTGGGAAGTGTTCTTCGGAAATTCGCATCCCGTAGAAATAGAGATCGGATCCGGGAAAGGGCGTTTCCTACTTGAAGCATCAAAGCGACACCCAGAGGTTAATTATATTGGTATTGAACGGGCACAAAAGTACGTTGCCTTGACGCAGGAACGGTTTGAAAAGTACATGCGGCATTTCGGCGTGGACAGAGCGTCCGGTACATTCTCAAACGTCCGTCTGGCGTGGACGGATGCCAACTACTTCCTGACACGGTATGTGCCTACTGGATCTGTGCAAGCCTATCATATCTACTTCCCCGACCCATGGCCAAAAAAACGGCAGCGGAAACGTCGAATTTTTCGGAATCAAGACTTTCTGTCCGCATTGACACGTACCCTCACTCCCAATAACGGGAGACTTTATATTGCAACGGATTATGCGGAATACTTCCAAGAGATTCGGGAGCGGCTTGCCAGTTTACCGGTCCTGCAACCCGTTGCGGCGGATGTGAGTCCAGATCAGGACATCGCAACCAACTTCGAGATGAAGTATGTTTTGGAAGGCAGAGCTATCCATCGATCAGTTTATGAGAGATTACAAGATGCAGACAGAACAACGTGA
- the uvrC gene encoding excinuclease ABC subunit UvrC yields MFWKAELSIDQFMRDYKMQTEQRDNAPPELWQSLPNASGVYLMKASDGTVIYVGKAVRLRTRVRSYFGDASKPKLAVGSREKSAHALTSQMMRYVTEIDYIVTETEVEALILENNLIKAHQPRYNVKLKDDKRYPYLRVTVNEPFPRIHITRKAENDGTRYFGPFVHVRSTRQTLKQLTKLFPIRTCTLPLTEVGNKYRVCLDYHIGRCPGPCADKIDVPDYDEIVRKVCQFLSGNTDAVVKELTEQMQAAAEALDFETAAKYRDTLKDVQQAITTQNMDSVSAADEDVIGIAARADVACVQLLRVRDGKLLEREHYYLNDADPESLATALSAFISQYYQNAVFVPKTVVLPMPITSMELIENWLSEKQGNRVGLHVPRAGRLRKLQILATKNAEILLTQREQNVVYSSGVEPSLVELQELLGLKQPLRRIEAYDISNLGDRFAVGSMVVLEDGKPASGEYRRFKIRSVKGQNDFAMMQEVITRRFRRALADDEKFNTLPDLMLIDGGKGQLSAAQAAMKTFASSRLPDIPLIALAKRIEEIFVPGKSEPIVLREDTPTLHMIQRLRDEAHRFAVTYHRRLRQKSLSASVLDEIPNLGPKRKQALLQHFGSIEAIREASLDGLLSVKGIPRNVAENIRKHL; encoded by the coding sequence ATGTTTTGGAAGGCAGAGCTATCCATCGATCAGTTTATGAGAGATTACAAGATGCAGACAGAACAACGTGACAATGCTCCCCCAGAATTGTGGCAGTCTCTCCCGAATGCATCGGGGGTTTATCTGATGAAAGCCTCCGACGGCACTGTCATCTATGTCGGAAAAGCAGTGCGTTTAAGAACGCGCGTGCGTTCCTATTTTGGCGACGCTAGCAAGCCAAAACTTGCTGTCGGAAGTCGCGAGAAATCTGCACACGCCTTGACATCACAGATGATGCGGTATGTCACAGAAATCGATTACATTGTCACAGAGACGGAAGTCGAAGCACTCATCTTAGAAAACAACCTGATTAAAGCGCATCAGCCCCGTTATAACGTGAAACTCAAAGACGATAAACGCTACCCGTATCTACGTGTGACCGTCAATGAACCCTTTCCGCGCATCCATATCACGCGTAAAGCCGAAAACGACGGAACGCGATATTTCGGACCGTTTGTCCATGTGCGTTCAACCCGCCAGACGCTCAAACAGTTGACGAAACTGTTTCCCATCCGCACCTGTACCCTACCCCTCACGGAAGTTGGGAATAAATATCGGGTTTGCCTCGATTACCATATCGGACGCTGTCCTGGTCCTTGTGCGGATAAGATTGATGTCCCAGACTACGATGAGATAGTCCGGAAAGTGTGTCAGTTTTTAAGTGGAAATACAGATGCCGTCGTCAAAGAGCTAACGGAACAGATGCAAGCCGCCGCGGAGGCACTCGACTTTGAAACGGCTGCGAAGTATCGGGACACACTCAAAGACGTTCAACAGGCGATTACAACACAGAATATGGATAGCGTCTCCGCCGCGGATGAGGATGTGATTGGCATTGCAGCGCGGGCGGATGTCGCGTGCGTGCAACTCCTACGCGTACGAGACGGGAAACTCCTTGAACGTGAACATTACTATCTCAACGATGCGGACCCAGAATCGCTCGCTACAGCATTAAGTGCCTTCATCTCACAGTATTATCAAAACGCTGTTTTTGTGCCAAAAACGGTCGTCTTGCCGATGCCCATTACGTCGATGGAACTCATTGAAAATTGGCTCAGTGAGAAACAGGGAAACCGTGTCGGATTGCATGTCCCGAGGGCAGGTAGACTCAGAAAGTTGCAAATTTTGGCAACAAAAAACGCTGAGATTCTTCTGACGCAGCGGGAACAGAACGTGGTTTACAGCAGTGGTGTGGAGCCATCACTCGTTGAGCTACAGGAGTTGCTTGGGTTAAAACAGCCCCTCCGACGAATCGAGGCGTACGATATTTCCAATCTTGGCGACAGATTCGCAGTCGGATCAATGGTAGTATTGGAAGATGGGAAACCGGCTTCAGGCGAATACCGCCGGTTTAAAATCCGATCCGTTAAAGGGCAGAACGATTTCGCGATGATGCAAGAGGTTATCACCCGTCGCTTCCGCCGTGCCCTCGCAGACGATGAAAAATTTAATACGCTGCCAGATTTGATGCTGATTGATGGTGGGAAAGGGCAGTTGAGTGCGGCGCAAGCCGCCATGAAAACCTTCGCGTCATCTCGGCTCCCCGATATCCCGTTGATTGCACTTGCAAAGCGAATTGAAGAAATTTTTGTTCCCGGTAAATCGGAACCGATTGTGCTACGAGAGGATACCCCAACCTTACACATGATCCAACGTTTACGGGATGAAGCGCACCGGTTTGCGGTTACGTATCATCGGCGACTCCGTCAGAAATCGCTGAGTGCATCCGTGCTTGACGAGATCCCGAACCTCGGTCCGAAACGGAAACAGGCACTGCTCCAGCATTTCGGTTCAATTGAAGCGATCCGAGAGGCGAGTTTAGATGGCTTGCTCTCCGTGAAGGGGATTCCACGCAACGTCGCTGAGAACATTCGGAAGCACCTTTGA
- a CDS encoding NAD-dependent epimerase/dehydratase family protein, whose product MKQRVLITGAAGTVGSALWQAWEKQDAYTLTLMDINPIVDADSRSVLADIRDYAAMQELCRDQDVLVHLAYVRQDSLGKVPGEVSDIGASMTLFEAAREAGIQKIIYASTNHVSGWNERLNSPPRFSTGDQFRPDGWYGAMKGMAEIAGRYLVDAHDMRFISIRIGSFNGTYEPSGIRHCSTLLTPRDCVQLFGLAVDYEGPVKYLITYGRSANSDGYQQSYLDISGAIEVLGYQPQDNLVKTHLHKFLSEF is encoded by the coding sequence ATGAAACAACGGGTACTCATCACAGGTGCCGCCGGCACAGTCGGCAGCGCGCTCTGGCAAGCCTGGGAAAAACAGGATGCCTACACACTAACTCTCATGGATATTAACCCAATTGTGGATGCGGATTCGCGCAGTGTGCTGGCAGATATCCGGGACTACGCCGCAATGCAAGAATTGTGTCGTGATCAAGACGTGTTGGTGCATCTGGCGTATGTCCGCCAAGATTCGCTCGGAAAGGTTCCTGGTGAAGTCAGCGATATCGGGGCATCCATGACACTGTTTGAAGCCGCGCGAGAAGCTGGCATTCAGAAGATTATATATGCAAGCACAAACCACGTTTCAGGATGGAATGAGCGATTAAATTCGCCGCCTCGGTTCTCGACAGGCGATCAATTTCGTCCCGACGGCTGGTACGGCGCGATGAAGGGGATGGCAGAGATCGCAGGACGATATCTCGTTGATGCACACGATATGCGGTTCATTAGCATCCGTATCGGAAGTTTCAACGGCACGTACGAACCGAGCGGCATACGGCACTGTAGCACACTGCTGACTCCACGAGATTGTGTGCAACTCTTCGGACTGGCTGTTGATTACGAGGGACCCGTCAAATATCTAATTACGTACGGACGTTCGGCAAACTCTGATGGGTATCAGCAGAGTTATCTCGATATCAGTGGGGCGATTGAGGTACTGGGGTATCAACCGCAGGACAATCTGGTGAAAACGCATCTGCACAAATTTTTATCGGAATTTTAA